From a region of the Halomonas sp. HL-93 genome:
- the pdxR gene encoding MocR-like pyridoxine biosynthesis transcription factor PdxR — MTALCLDIDPAAPICLQEQLRESLLEAIRVGSLPSCEALPSCRKLSQQLGISRNTVAIVYENLVEDGYLISRPRSGYYLHPDYGDASQQAALPAFTAPTTSPQRAPSWHKRIIQRPTNYQGILKPGNWSDYPYPFIYGQLDTDLFPLTQWRDVSRRLLNSRRDKPWLCDRIDQDDPLLIEQLRKRVLTRRGIFARADDILITMGTQNALFLIAQLLCHRGTRVALESPGYREAMNVFAQRGASVQLQPLDSEGMYLQGSQHCDYLYVMPNHQVPTGVTMSRARRDALLAQIPHRDQIVIEDDYDAEIHGDQFALPALKASAQSARIIYMGSLSKALSPGLRMGYIVADAELIDELRALRRLMYRHPPAALQHQLAQFIAQGYYERYLKQHTQEIDQRRDAMRLAIDQALPGCQCISSPRSSAFWMQAEPGIDTQRLAWHAAQRGVLIEPGFQHFFDTAPPRHFFRLGFGAIARERIAPGIETLGLAYDRASTT; from the coding sequence ATGACGGCACTGTGTCTTGATATTGACCCGGCAGCACCCATTTGCCTGCAGGAGCAGCTGCGCGAGTCACTGCTGGAAGCGATTCGCGTCGGCAGCTTACCCTCATGCGAGGCGTTACCGTCTTGTCGCAAGCTGTCACAGCAACTGGGCATTTCACGCAATACCGTCGCGATTGTTTACGAAAACCTCGTCGAAGACGGCTACCTGATCAGTCGACCCCGCAGTGGCTACTACTTACACCCCGACTATGGCGATGCCTCCCAGCAGGCGGCGTTGCCGGCTTTCACTGCCCCTACCACCTCGCCACAACGTGCACCAAGCTGGCACAAACGCATTATTCAACGCCCTACGAATTATCAAGGGATCTTAAAACCGGGCAATTGGTCGGATTACCCCTACCCGTTTATTTATGGGCAGCTCGACACAGACTTGTTTCCGTTAACCCAGTGGCGTGATGTATCTCGACGACTATTAAACTCCCGGCGGGATAAACCCTGGCTGTGTGATCGCATTGACCAGGACGATCCTTTACTGATTGAACAGTTACGTAAGCGTGTTTTAACACGACGCGGTATTTTTGCCCGCGCGGACGATATCCTGATTACCATGGGCACCCAGAATGCGCTCTTCTTGATCGCCCAGTTGCTCTGCCACCGGGGCACGCGCGTTGCCTTGGAATCGCCCGGCTACCGTGAAGCCATGAATGTGTTTGCCCAGCGGGGGGCCAGCGTGCAGTTGCAACCGCTGGACAGCGAAGGCATGTACCTTCAGGGTTCGCAGCACTGTGACTATCTCTACGTTATGCCGAACCATCAGGTGCCGACCGGTGTGACCATGAGTCGGGCACGACGGGATGCCTTGCTCGCCCAGATCCCCCACCGCGATCAAATCGTGATTGAAGATGATTACGACGCTGAAATTCATGGCGACCAGTTCGCCCTGCCCGCGCTCAAAGCCAGCGCCCAAAGCGCCCGTATTATCTACATGGGCAGCTTATCCAAGGCGCTCTCACCTGGATTACGCATGGGCTACATTGTGGCCGACGCCGAATTAATTGACGAGCTGCGGGCACTGCGCCGCTTGATGTATCGCCATCCACCGGCCGCCCTTCAGCATCAGTTGGCACAATTTATTGCCCAGGGGTATTACGAGCGTTACCTGAAGCAACATACCCAAGAAATTGACCAGCGACGCGACGCGATGCGTCTGGCCATCGACCAGGCGTTACCCGGTTGCCAATGCATTAGCAGCCCGCGTTCCAGTGCGTTTTGGATGCAAGCCGAGCCAGGCATCGATACGCAACGCTTGGCTTGGCATGCCGCGCAACGCGGCGTGCTGATTGAACCCGGCTTTCAGCACTTTTTTGACACCGCGCCTCCCCGCCACTTTTTCCGCTTGGGCTTTGGGGCTATCGCACGTGAACGCATTGCCCCAGGCATCGAAACCTTAGGGCTTGCTTACGATCGCGCGTCAACCACTTAA
- a CDS encoding transporter substrate-binding domain-containing protein produces MSNVKVVPSLMMAGIVSLGVATNTHAADLPEIEERGYMNVATEDNYAPFNFMDGDDPDGFIEDVLAELEDYADFEIRQEILPWTGLLASVTSGKYDMALTGASVTDERMRVFNYAPPFASAQHYYIKRAGDDRINSVEDLSGMTLGVQAGSALLSRLPELEEMLAESGGELGEVVEYEAYPEIYADLANERVDYVINSIVPVNDVVRERPDEFEAGQAVSGPGFVAWPMPKDSPELLEYMTEFMDHLRDSGRLAELQEKWFGESFDDLPEEPITTVDEFHEMAGM; encoded by the coding sequence ATGAGCAACGTCAAAGTAGTTCCCAGCTTGATGATGGCCGGCATAGTGTCGCTTGGTGTAGCAACAAATACGCACGCGGCCGACCTTCCGGAAATCGAAGAACGTGGCTATATGAACGTGGCCACGGAGGATAATTACGCGCCGTTTAACTTTATGGACGGTGACGATCCCGATGGCTTTATCGAAGATGTATTGGCCGAGTTGGAGGACTACGCCGACTTTGAAATTCGCCAGGAGATTTTGCCCTGGACGGGACTCCTTGCCTCGGTGACGTCGGGCAAATACGACATGGCACTGACCGGCGCGTCGGTGACAGATGAACGCATGCGGGTGTTCAACTACGCCCCGCCGTTTGCCTCTGCTCAACACTATTACATCAAGCGAGCAGGCGATGACCGGATCAACAGCGTTGAGGACCTAAGCGGCATGACCCTGGGCGTGCAAGCCGGCAGTGCGCTGCTTTCGCGTCTGCCTGAGCTCGAAGAGATGCTGGCGGAAAGTGGCGGCGAATTAGGTGAGGTGGTTGAGTATGAAGCCTACCCTGAGATTTACGCCGACCTCGCCAATGAACGCGTTGACTACGTGATCAACTCCATCGTGCCGGTCAACGATGTGGTCCGTGAACGTCCGGATGAGTTCGAAGCCGGCCAAGCCGTCTCAGGTCCAGGGTTCGTCGCTTGGCCAATGCCCAAGGACAGCCCTGAACTGCTCGAATATATGACCGAGTTTATGGACCACCTGCGCGATTCGGGCCGCCTAGCCGAACTTCAGGAGAAGTGGTTTGGCGAGTCGTTTGATGACTTGCCTGAAGAGCCGATTACCACCGTGGATGAGTTTCACGAAATGGCGGGCATGTAA